The following proteins are co-located in the Maridesulfovibrio sp. genome:
- a CDS encoding DUF523 and DUF1722 domain-containing protein, with amino-acid sequence MVKNDIAAGKIRIGIARCLLGENVRYDGSHKLDRYLRDVLGQFVEWVPVCPEAECGMGIPREAVRLVGELDDPRLLGRNSGEDWTGRMQEWGRRKLTLLEKENLSGYIFKHGSPSNAMGRMKVFGDDGRIFYSGTGIWARMVMDHFPSLPCEDDGRLHDAGIRENFINRIFTFKRWRDVVDGGYSPSELVDFHTRHKMLIMVHNEVIYREMGRLVATAGSADPLSLSEEYAAKLFKALTYRPTVKKHVNVLTHALGHFKKDISAEEKQEMLKLIDSFHKKLIPLIVPVTMLNHYVRKYQKDYLEQQFYLNPYPAELMLRNHV; translated from the coding sequence ATGGTAAAGAATGATATTGCAGCGGGAAAAATCAGGATCGGGATAGCCAGATGTTTGTTGGGTGAAAATGTCCGTTATGACGGTTCGCATAAGTTGGATAGGTACTTAAGGGATGTATTAGGACAGTTTGTCGAGTGGGTTCCGGTCTGTCCTGAAGCGGAATGCGGTATGGGCATCCCTCGCGAAGCAGTAAGGCTGGTTGGGGAACTGGATGATCCGCGATTGTTGGGCCGTAATTCCGGTGAGGACTGGACCGGGCGCATGCAGGAATGGGGGCGCAGAAAATTAACTCTTTTGGAGAAGGAAAATCTCAGCGGTTACATTTTTAAACATGGTTCTCCATCAAATGCCATGGGCCGGATGAAGGTTTTTGGCGATGATGGGAGAATTTTTTATTCCGGCACCGGAATTTGGGCTCGCATGGTCATGGATCATTTTCCATCACTTCCCTGCGAAGATGACGGCAGACTGCATGATGCAGGAATACGTGAGAATTTTATCAATCGCATTTTTACCTTCAAGCGTTGGCGTGATGTTGTTGATGGTGGATATTCACCGTCAGAGCTGGTTGATTTTCATACCCGCCATAAAATGTTGATAATGGTTCATAATGAAGTCATTTACCGCGAAATGGGCAGGCTTGTGGCCACCGCCGGAAGTGCTGATCCCTTGTCTTTAAGTGAAGAATATGCTGCAAAGCTTTTTAAGGCCCTTACTTATCGTCCAACTGTTAAGAAGCATGTAAATGTGCTGACCCACGCATTGGGGCATTTTAAGAAAGATATATCAGCAGAAGAGAAGCAGGAAATGTTGAAATTGATTGATAGTTTTCATAAGAAACTGATTCCTTTGATTGTTCCGGTAACTATGCTTAATCATTACGTGCGTAAATATCAAAAAGACTACTTGGAACAGCAGTTCTATCTCAACCCTTACCCTGCAGAATTAATGCTGAGGAATCATGTCTGA
- a CDS encoding PAS domain S-box protein, which yields MDGPAKMKSPQAALREARKQAMEAEKHIKALLDANTQSIILLEKDGTVIHVNRIVADILHTTPDALKGKDIFNQLPSELAVHRRQMFENVVKSGEPIKFQDVRGDRIILHSHYPIIENGEVERVAIYAEDITEVINKERELAHSKHLQSVLYEIICQFNSAKDLNNLMRSIHAIMLKELKAKNFFIALIDQELEELVFTYCVDEGINKYPPIQNIYARNNNRLSLQPIQKNKIIQLTRQEISESVENGSLTIMGRIPEIWIGVPMRVQETPIGVLVIQDYESSDIFSEDDIQLFSACSHQIALAIERKRYDSAIRESEEQYRALFENNHSVMLIINPQTGKILDANKAATDFYGYSHKELQGKNIFNINVLSRAEVISNMAKAHEADRTNFIFQHRCKNGEIKDVEVFSGPFNHNGKTLLISIIHDITKRLKNEKELSAAKESAIQANRTKDEFLANISHEIRTPLNGVMGMLQVMNSTKLNQEHRNCISVALQSSRNLLRVLDDILDLSKVEMGTLDLFEDKFSLNKLLEESINLFKPQAEGKGVGLSYSIYPEAESYYFGDEGRIRQILFNLIGNSIKFTDHGAIRVDTRTGPGTCQEKNSLYFTVSDTGIGIPEDYQERIFDSFTQVDGSLSRRYKGAGLGLAIVKRLIELMDGTIEIESSPHRGTSISFTISLKIAEPPEPAQNTPLDSTVETPSLHVLLVEDEPVNRMMARKLLERMGHKVSCAENGAQCLEVLSEGVFDTILMDIQMPIMDGLEATRTIRTSNNFINVRDIPIIALSAHANKESRYSALEAGVNGYLCKPFEMKDLEKIIAGTVHRD from the coding sequence ATGGACGGTCCAGCAAAGATGAAATCACCACAGGCAGCACTAAGAGAAGCCCGAAAGCAGGCTATGGAAGCGGAAAAGCACATCAAGGCACTCCTTGATGCAAACACGCAGTCCATTATCCTCCTTGAAAAGGACGGAACGGTTATTCACGTCAACCGCATAGTTGCCGATATTCTTCACACAACCCCTGACGCTCTTAAGGGGAAAGACATTTTTAATCAGCTCCCCTCAGAACTAGCCGTACATAGGAGGCAAATGTTCGAAAACGTGGTTAAAAGCGGGGAGCCGATCAAATTTCAGGATGTAAGGGGAGACAGGATAATACTCCACTCGCACTATCCAATAATTGAAAACGGCGAGGTTGAGAGGGTAGCAATCTATGCCGAAGACATCACAGAAGTAATTAACAAAGAGCGGGAACTTGCGCATAGCAAACACCTGCAATCAGTACTCTACGAAATCATCTGCCAATTCAATTCAGCAAAAGACCTGAACAATTTGATGCGTTCTATACATGCGATAATGCTCAAGGAGCTTAAAGCAAAAAACTTCTTCATTGCCCTCATCGATCAGGAACTGGAAGAACTGGTATTCACGTATTGTGTAGATGAAGGAATTAACAAATATCCACCAATACAAAACATATACGCCCGGAATAACAACAGACTAAGCCTGCAACCCATTCAAAAAAACAAAATCATACAATTAACCCGGCAGGAAATTTCCGAATCCGTTGAAAACGGTTCTTTGACTATTATGGGCCGGATACCTGAAATATGGATAGGAGTTCCCATGCGGGTACAGGAGACACCTATCGGAGTACTGGTTATTCAGGACTATGAAAGTTCTGACATCTTTTCCGAAGATGACATCCAACTTTTTTCCGCCTGTTCGCACCAGATAGCCTTGGCAATCGAACGAAAAAGATATGACTCCGCAATCCGGGAAAGCGAAGAACAATACAGGGCGCTTTTTGAAAACAACCACTCAGTAATGCTCATCATCAATCCGCAGACAGGCAAAATACTGGATGCAAACAAAGCAGCAACTGATTTTTACGGATACTCTCATAAGGAACTGCAAGGGAAAAACATATTCAATATCAACGTACTTTCTCGTGCAGAAGTAATATCTAACATGGCTAAAGCGCATGAGGCTGACCGGACAAACTTCATATTCCAGCACCGCTGTAAAAACGGCGAAATTAAAGATGTCGAAGTCTTTTCCGGTCCGTTCAATCATAACGGGAAGACCCTGCTTATTTCAATTATTCATGACATTACTAAACGATTAAAAAACGAAAAAGAGCTTTCCGCAGCCAAAGAATCCGCAATTCAGGCCAACAGGACAAAGGATGAATTTCTAGCCAACATCAGCCACGAGATCAGAACTCCGCTGAACGGCGTTATGGGTATGCTGCAAGTCATGAACTCAACTAAACTGAATCAGGAGCATAGGAACTGCATCAGTGTCGCCCTGCAATCTTCCCGTAATCTACTTCGTGTCCTTGATGACATTCTGGATCTTTCAAAAGTTGAAATGGGGACTCTTGATCTGTTTGAAGATAAATTTTCCCTCAACAAACTATTGGAAGAAAGCATCAACCTTTTCAAGCCGCAAGCTGAAGGGAAAGGGGTCGGATTATCATATTCCATTTATCCTGAAGCAGAGTCCTATTACTTCGGGGACGAAGGACGCATCAGGCAGATTCTCTTTAATCTGATCGGTAACAGCATTAAATTTACTGACCACGGCGCAATACGAGTTGATACGAGGACAGGCCCGGGAACCTGTCAGGAAAAGAACAGCCTTTACTTCACTGTAAGTGATACCGGCATAGGCATACCTGAAGATTATCAAGAACGCATCTTCGACTCTTTCACTCAGGTAGATGGCTCGCTTTCGAGAAGATACAAAGGAGCAGGATTAGGGCTTGCCATTGTAAAGAGACTTATCGAGCTAATGGACGGCACAATCGAAATTGAAAGTTCACCGCATCGCGGCACTTCGATCAGTTTTACAATTTCTTTAAAAATCGCAGAGCCGCCTGAACCGGCTCAAAACACACCGCTCGATTCGACGGTCGAAACACCCAGCCTTCACGTCCTGCTGGTTGAGGACGAGCCGGTCAACAGGATGATGGCCCGCAAACTCCTTGAGAGAATGGGACACAAAGTAAGTTGTGCGGAGAATGGAGCCCAGTGCCTTGAGGTTCTGAGTGAAGGTGTTTTTGACACTATCCTTATGGATATCCAGATGCCCATCATGGATGGACTGGAAGCAACCCGGACAATCCGTACCTCAAATAATTTCATTAATGTTCGCGACATTCCAATTATCGCCCTTTCCGCCCACGCAAACAAGGAAAGCAGATACTCTGCCCTTGAAGCCGGAGTTAACGGATATCTCTGCAAACCATTTGAAATGAAAGACCTTGAAAAGATTATAGCTGGAACAGTCCACAGAGATTAA
- a CDS encoding pancreas/duodenum homeobox protein 1 → MTQYADIFDQEMMTSLFPKDRTDDFFEALFGDAEEGSYDISLTYAGDNGNTINFELQLHQRPGCCLACNLTYGLPQVFSRHPIINIQGVAEKVGEAVGKPENVTWKLGATQEKSRELHVIPLSISLS, encoded by the coding sequence ATGACTCAATATGCGGATATTTTTGATCAGGAAATGATGACCAGCCTCTTCCCCAAAGACAGGACCGATGATTTTTTTGAAGCTCTTTTCGGAGACGCAGAAGAAGGCAGTTATGATATTTCCCTCACTTACGCCGGAGATAACGGCAATACAATAAATTTTGAACTGCAATTGCATCAGCGTCCGGGATGTTGTCTGGCCTGCAACCTGACATACGGCCTGCCGCAGGTTTTCTCACGCCACCCGATCATCAACATTCAGGGTGTCGCTGAAAAAGTTGGCGAAGCAGTCGGCAAACCTGAGAACGTAACATGGAAACTCGGTGCTACCCAGGAAAAGAGCAGGGAGCTCCATGTAATTCCCCTTTCCATAAGCCTCAGCTAG
- a CDS encoding tetratricopeptide repeat protein — MLEDLRYGIFSNNSKHISNDRLTLVGLGASDIYVYSTWDNAISALENGEIDVALVDESLHDTSGADCVRRMRRHAMRSLPVIMVTPDQRKESVLDSIAAGVGGYVLRPYSMETLKRHVFAAYMSASPDEIEKELLNSSWDLVANGSFDEAIDSFSEIIEEVTEAGKSPAEEYFDKGLNFLSQEKFGKAIIAFNKAIALNEMYAEAYKGMADAYKGKGDMGNYQDYLNKAADIYAVQDKLDNVKELFVEILQNEPNAVNPFNRLGVKLRKDGDYQGAIKAYHQACTFTPNDANLYYNMARAYTYAKEYESALNYTELSLRLDSSLEPARSLHKQIVKIIEKMQKNNPAEEKEYPKVSIDDELEE, encoded by the coding sequence ATGCTTGAAGATCTTCGTTACGGTATCTTTTCCAACAATTCAAAGCACATTTCAAACGACAGACTAACTCTGGTCGGTCTTGGTGCATCTGATATCTATGTGTATTCCACTTGGGATAATGCTATAAGCGCACTGGAAAACGGTGAAATTGATGTAGCCCTTGTCGATGAATCACTGCATGACACCTCCGGCGCGGATTGCGTCAGAAGAATGCGTCGCCACGCCATGCGTTCACTCCCCGTAATAATGGTCACCCCGGACCAGCGCAAAGAATCCGTACTGGATTCAATTGCCGCCGGAGTCGGGGGCTATGTGCTGCGCCCCTACAGCATGGAGACCCTTAAACGCCACGTATTTGCCGCATACATGAGTGCCAGCCCCGATGAAATTGAAAAAGAACTGCTCAATTCATCATGGGATCTTGTAGCCAACGGAAGCTTTGATGAAGCTATCGACAGCTTTTCCGAAATAATAGAAGAAGTAACCGAAGCTGGCAAAAGCCCCGCAGAAGAATATTTTGATAAGGGATTGAATTTCCTTTCACAGGAAAAATTCGGCAAAGCCATCATTGCCTTCAACAAGGCAATAGCCCTCAATGAAATGTATGCTGAAGCATACAAAGGAATGGCCGATGCATATAAAGGCAAAGGCGATATGGGTAATTATCAGGATTACCTGAATAAAGCTGCTGACATATATGCTGTTCAAGACAAGCTTGATAATGTGAAAGAACTGTTCGTTGAAATTCTCCAGAATGAACCGAATGCAGTAAATCCCTTTAACCGCCTCGGAGTAAAACTCCGTAAGGACGGAGATTATCAGGGAGCTATCAAAGCCTATCATCAAGCCTGCACATTCACACCCAACGATGCCAACCTGTATTACAACATGGCACGTGCATATACCTATGCAAAAGAGTATGAAAGTGCCCTGAACTACACAGAACTCAGCCTGCGTCTCGATTCAAGTCTTGAGCCTGCAAGATCGTTACATAAACAGATCGTCAAGATAATCGAGAAGATGCAGAAAAATAATCCAGCTGAGGAAAAAGAATATCCTAAAGTCAGCATTGATGATGAGCTCGAAGAATAG